A single Streptomyces sp. 2114.4 DNA region contains:
- a CDS encoding glycosyltransferase family 2 protein, translating into MTSPPDGSRPQRPYDPSATTRLRVPRQQRQRRTQRKPLPRYDYEHYSRLAGPLTRPDPDKPYKVRYRSLLADEPHRIRAALLLGAAPLVSFGLLVWLMQPNHWTERDYPAYDFLPALDVVMLVSIGLIELFRCMNVLSNAHATLVARDPVPVIPESGTRVAFLTSFVPGKEPLAMVTKTLEAAVKIRHRGLLHVWLLDEGDDPEVKEVCRRLGVHHFSRKGVPEWNQAKGPHRAKTKHGNYNAWLQAHGDAYDYFASVDTDHVPLPNYLERMLGFFRDPDVGFVIGPQVYGNYDTFVTKAAESQQFLFHALVQRAGNRYGAPMFVGTSNAVRISALKQIGGLYDSITEDMATGFEMHRHSNPQTGKKWRSVYTPDVLAVGEGPTAWTDFFTQQLRWSRGTYETILKQFWKAPFTLPAGRLFNYTMMVIFYPMSALNWILAALSCALFLGLGASGVQIDPAVWMMLYGNASALQIGLYIWNRRHNVSPHEPEGSGGVAGMVMSALSAPIYARSLFDTVLRRKSKFVVTPKGDSSSPDTLFGTFRVHLFFLLVFGGSLVASFVLGHSHPAMVTWATLAMLITAAPIIAWRVSVRGEERKRRAAAAAGHAEGVGAEGAAGGATDGAVPSAAPAAGQSAAPSAGPSVGPGRAPGQAPDQAPDLGHGQTTDQASAPAVSSEQTLQIALGGRHT; encoded by the coding sequence ATGACGTCGCCGCCTGACGGCTCCCGGCCGCAGCGCCCGTACGACCCGTCGGCCACGACGCGCCTGCGCGTGCCACGCCAGCAGCGGCAGCGGCGGACCCAGCGCAAACCGCTGCCGCGCTATGACTACGAGCACTACAGCCGGCTGGCCGGGCCGCTCACCCGGCCCGACCCGGACAAGCCCTACAAGGTCCGCTACCGCTCGCTGCTCGCGGACGAACCGCACCGCATACGGGCGGCCCTGCTGCTCGGCGCCGCGCCGCTGGTCTCGTTCGGGCTGCTGGTCTGGCTGATGCAGCCGAACCACTGGACCGAACGCGACTACCCGGCCTATGACTTCCTTCCGGCGCTGGACGTCGTCATGCTGGTCTCGATCGGGCTGATCGAGCTGTTCCGGTGCATGAATGTGCTGTCCAACGCGCATGCCACCCTGGTCGCCCGCGACCCCGTCCCGGTCATACCCGAGAGCGGCACCCGGGTCGCCTTCCTCACCTCGTTCGTACCGGGCAAGGAACCCCTCGCCATGGTGACGAAGACGCTGGAGGCGGCGGTCAAGATCCGCCACCGCGGTCTGCTGCACGTCTGGCTGCTGGACGAGGGCGACGACCCCGAGGTCAAGGAGGTCTGCCGGCGCCTGGGCGTCCACCACTTCAGCCGCAAGGGCGTCCCGGAGTGGAACCAGGCCAAGGGCCCGCACCGCGCCAAGACCAAGCACGGCAACTACAACGCCTGGCTGCAGGCGCACGGCGACGCCTATGACTACTTCGCCTCCGTCGACACCGACCACGTGCCGCTGCCCAACTACCTGGAGCGGATGCTGGGCTTCTTCCGCGACCCGGACGTCGGCTTCGTCATCGGCCCGCAGGTGTACGGCAATTACGACACCTTCGTCACCAAGGCCGCCGAGTCGCAGCAGTTCCTCTTTCATGCGCTGGTCCAGCGGGCCGGCAACCGCTATGGCGCCCCGATGTTCGTCGGCACGTCCAACGCCGTGCGCATCAGCGCGCTGAAGCAGATCGGCGGGCTGTACGACTCGATCACCGAGGACATGGCGACCGGCTTCGAGATGCACCGGCACAGCAACCCGCAGACCGGGAAGAAGTGGCGCTCGGTCTACACCCCGGACGTGCTCGCGGTCGGTGAGGGGCCCACGGCCTGGACCGACTTCTTCACCCAGCAGCTGCGCTGGTCGCGCGGGACGTACGAAACGATCCTCAAGCAGTTCTGGAAGGCGCCGTTCACGCTGCCCGCGGGCCGGCTCTTCAACTACACCATGATGGTGATCTTCTACCCGATGTCGGCGCTGAACTGGATCCTGGCGGCGCTCAGTTGTGCGCTGTTCCTGGGTCTGGGGGCCTCGGGTGTGCAGATCGATCCCGCGGTGTGGATGATGCTCTACGGCAATGCCTCGGCGCTGCAGATCGGCCTGTACATCTGGAACCGGCGGCACAATGTCTCGCCGCACGAGCCGGAGGGCTCCGGCGGGGTCGCCGGCATGGTGATGTCCGCGCTGTCCGCGCCGATCTACGCCCGGTCGCTGTTCGATACGGTGCTGCGCCGCAAGAGCAAGTTCGTGGTCACGCCGAAGGGCGACTCGTCCAGCCCGGACACGCTCTTCGGGACCTTCCGGGTGCACCTGTTCTTCCTGCTCGTCTTCGGGGGCTCGCTGGTCGCCTCGTTCGTGCTGGGGCACAGCCACCCGGCGATGGTCACCTGGGCCACGCTCGCGATGCTGATCACCGCCGCGCCGATCATCGCCTGGCGGGTGTCCGTACGGGGTGAGGAGCGGAAGCGGAGGGCGGCGGCTGCTGCCGGGCATGCCGAGGGTGTGGGTGCCGAAGGAGCCGCCGGTGGTGCCACGGACGGTGCGGTGCCTTCCGCCGCTCCGGCCGCCGGCCAGTCGGCCGCTCCTTCCGCCGGCCCGTCTGTGGGCCCTGGCCGGGCGCCCGGCCAGGCCCCTGACCAGGCCCCTGACCTGGGCCATGGTCAGACCACTGATCAGGCCAGCGCCCCGGCCGTCAGCTCCGAACAAACCCTGCAGATCGCCCTTGGGGGACGTCACACATGA
- a CDS encoding kelch motif-containing protein codes for MKYRPNRRTRRVAIAAAVVLALAAMNGPALYGFASEQYHQYKINEPGYKAANGHWDVVNVPDKYRINTIHAALLHTGKVLLVAGSGNNAANFKAKSFRTVLWDPEKNTFKNIPTPKDLFCSGHTQLPDGKLLVAGGTQRYEKLNGDVKKAGGLMIVYNEDPDAPKTFPAGTLFTGKKNGKTFASKDPVVVPRAKKKTDPKTGKVTVVHSEARVYVEALKDGRGYSTGSQDNYRIHGLTGAAAHNFYGIAQKLSFDKKDFQGIKDSFEFDPVAERYVPVDPMNEARWYPTLTTLQDGKVLSVSGLDEIGQVVPGKQEVYDPKTKKWTYLPKRRFFPTYPALFLTDQGRIFYTGSNAGYGPDNIGRTPGIWDLKSNKFQVVPGMSDPKILETSMSVLLPPAQEQRYMVLGGGGVGEDPKSTDKTRIVDLHAPSPRFKDGPPLYAKARYPSSVIMPDDTVLTTNGSGDYRGRSDSNILKAELYDPATNSARQVADPLVGRNYHSGALLLPDGRVMTFGSDSLYADKDNTKPGVFQQQIDLYTPPYLYRKSRPELTEKGPKTVSLGSSATFGSPHAAGIKKMRLMRPGSFTHVTNVEQRSIALDFTVAKGGDGVTVTLPKDPSLVPPGWYMLNAVDGHGTPSKAVWVKVPATRGR; via the coding sequence ATGAAGTACCGTCCGAACCGTCGCACCCGCCGAGTGGCGATAGCGGCGGCGGTGGTGCTCGCGCTCGCCGCGATGAACGGGCCGGCCCTCTACGGCTTCGCCTCGGAGCAGTACCACCAGTACAAGATCAACGAGCCCGGGTACAAGGCGGCGAACGGCCACTGGGACGTCGTCAACGTCCCCGACAAGTACCGCATCAACACCATCCACGCGGCCCTGCTGCACACCGGGAAGGTGCTGCTGGTCGCCGGCTCCGGCAACAACGCGGCCAACTTCAAGGCCAAATCGTTCCGTACGGTCCTGTGGGACCCGGAGAAGAACACCTTCAAGAACATCCCCACGCCCAAGGACCTCTTCTGCTCCGGGCACACCCAGCTGCCCGACGGCAAGCTGCTGGTGGCCGGCGGGACCCAGCGCTACGAGAAGCTGAACGGCGATGTGAAGAAGGCCGGCGGCCTCATGATCGTCTACAACGAGGACCCGGACGCCCCGAAGACCTTCCCGGCCGGCACGCTCTTCACCGGCAAGAAGAACGGCAAGACCTTCGCCTCCAAGGACCCGGTCGTGGTGCCGCGGGCGAAGAAGAAGACCGACCCGAAGACCGGCAAGGTCACGGTGGTGCACAGCGAGGCCCGGGTCTATGTCGAAGCGCTCAAGGACGGCCGCGGCTACTCCACCGGCTCCCAGGACAACTACCGGATCCACGGCCTGACGGGCGCGGCCGCCCACAACTTCTACGGCATCGCGCAGAAGTTGTCCTTCGACAAGAAGGACTTCCAGGGGATCAAGGACTCCTTCGAGTTCGACCCGGTGGCCGAGCGCTACGTACCCGTGGACCCGATGAACGAGGCCCGCTGGTACCCGACGCTCACCACGCTGCAGGACGGCAAGGTCCTCTCCGTCTCCGGGCTGGACGAGATCGGGCAGGTCGTCCCCGGCAAGCAGGAGGTCTACGACCCGAAGACGAAGAAATGGACCTACCTGCCCAAGCGGCGCTTCTTCCCGACCTACCCGGCGCTCTTCCTCACCGACCAGGGCCGGATCTTCTACACCGGCTCCAACGCCGGCTACGGTCCGGACAACATCGGCCGCACCCCCGGCATCTGGGACCTGAAGTCCAACAAGTTCCAGGTCGTGCCCGGGATGAGCGATCCGAAGATCCTGGAGACCTCGATGTCGGTGCTGCTGCCGCCGGCCCAGGAGCAGCGGTACATGGTGCTGGGCGGAGGCGGGGTCGGCGAGGACCCGAAGTCCACGGACAAGACCCGCATCGTGGATCTGCACGCCCCGTCGCCGCGCTTCAAGGACGGTCCCCCGCTGTATGCGAAGGCCCGCTACCCGAGCAGCGTGATCATGCCGGACGACACCGTGCTGACCACGAACGGCTCCGGTGACTACCGTGGCCGCAGCGACTCCAACATCCTCAAGGCGGAGCTGTACGACCCGGCGACCAACTCCGCCCGCCAGGTGGCCGACCCGCTGGTGGGCCGTAACTACCACTCGGGTGCGCTGCTGCTGCCCGACGGCCGGGTGATGACCTTCGGTTCGGACTCCCTCTACGCCGACAAGGACAACACCAAGCCGGGCGTCTTCCAGCAGCAGATCGACCTCTACACCCCGCCGTACCTCTACCGGAAGTCGCGCCCCGAGCTGACGGAGAAGGGGCCGAAGACGGTCTCGCTCGGCAGCAGCGCGACCTTCGGCTCCCCGCACGCCGCCGGCATCAAGAAGATGCGGCTGATGCGCCCCGGCTCGTTCACCCATGTCACCAACGTCGAACAGCGCTCGATCGCACTGGACTTCACGGTGGCCAAGGGCGGGGACGGGGTGACGGTCACCCTGCCCAAGGACCCGTCGCTGGTGCCGCCCGGGTGGTACATGCTGAACGCGGTCGACGGCCACGGCACGCCGTCCAAGGCGGTGTGGGTGAAGGTGCCTGCGACGCGGGGTCGGTGA